From the genome of Thermococcus chitonophagus, one region includes:
- a CDS encoding ABC transporter ATP-binding protein produces MPEPILQVRNLTVHFYTYAGIVKAIEKVSFDVYKGETFALVGETGCGKSVTSRALTQLIESPGRIVEGQVLYHREDGSVVDLLKLSEEEIRQIRGNEIAYIFQDPHSSLDPLYTVGYQIAEAMEVHGKIKSIKEGIQKAIQILKSVLIPDPERRVNNYPHELSGGMKQRVVIGIGVSNNPRILIADEPTTALDVTVQAQILELLEKMKKEYKATIILITHNLGVVAETADRVAVMYAGKIVEIGSVDQIFKNPLHPYTQGLLKAVPNPMTKIEKLEAIPGTVPNLITPPSGCRFHPRCPRVMDICKQKVPELKEIEPGHFVACHLY; encoded by the coding sequence GTGCCTGAACCCATCCTCCAAGTTAGAAATCTCACCGTTCACTTTTACACTTACGCAGGAATTGTGAAGGCCATAGAAAAGGTGTCCTTTGACGTTTACAAGGGAGAAACCTTCGCATTGGTAGGTGAAACAGGATGTGGAAAGAGTGTTACATCCAGAGCATTAACGCAACTGATCGAGAGCCCGGGAAGAATAGTTGAGGGGCAAGTTCTCTACCATAGAGAAGATGGTAGTGTTGTTGATTTGCTAAAGCTTAGCGAAGAAGAAATAAGGCAGATTAGAGGCAACGAGATTGCTTACATTTTCCAAGATCCACACTCCTCCTTGGATCCCCTCTACACCGTTGGGTACCAGATAGCTGAAGCGATGGAAGTTCACGGAAAGATCAAGAGTATAAAAGAGGGCATCCAGAAGGCTATTCAAATCCTCAAATCAGTCCTGATACCTGATCCAGAGAGGAGAGTAAACAACTATCCGCATGAGCTCTCAGGTGGTATGAAGCAGAGAGTTGTCATTGGAATTGGGGTATCAAACAATCCCAGGATACTGATAGCTGATGAACCAACAACGGCCTTGGATGTGACCGTTCAGGCTCAGATTCTTGAATTGCTGGAGAAGATGAAGAAAGAATACAAGGCCACTATAATACTGATAACTCACAACTTGGGTGTAGTGGCTGAGACAGCAGATAGGGTTGCAGTGATGTACGCTGGAAAGATAGTAGAGATAGGGAGCGTCGATCAGATATTCAAGAACCCATTGCATCCATACACCCAGGGTCTCCTGAAGGCCGTTCCTAATCCAATGACTAAGATAGAGAAGCTTGAGGCTATCCCAGGAACCGTGCCAAACCTAATAACTCCTCCATCGGGATGTAGATTCCATCCGAGATGTCCAAGGGTTATGGATATCTGCAAGCAGAAAGTTCCAGAGTTGAAAGAAATTGAGCCAGGTCACTTTGTTGCTTGTCACTTGTATTGA
- a CDS encoding ABC transporter permease — protein MQEEYKKSILDKLADKFVIALGKFISLFKKGWMEKNRSKLEEWRLMLYALNRSPPALIGLFLVILFIFVGIFGPYLAPWKYNFFPTLYTSNYSQVYLVPPGSKATLEYYNNTVIYYPLGSDHYGRDLLSLILQGARTSFVISIIVIAFGVPLGIILGLVAGYYGGKVDELIMRITDMFLSFPALILAIAFSAVLPDRLQALITSHPLLEKIVLAIFALDKREAGNLGRLLAVIVAMIIVWWPGYARITRGSTLTEREKLYVEAARAIGLPTRTILFRHILPNIIGPILVYITLDFGGVVLMEAGLSFLGLGATPPIADWGRIVYDGAQYFPRCWWLVFYPGLVVLLTALGWNLLGDGLRDILDPKTRRSIEFKVKKSKKEGEESA, from the coding sequence ATGCAAGAGGAATATAAGAAGAGCATACTAGACAAGCTCGCTGATAAATTTGTAATTGCTTTAGGTAAATTCATAAGCTTATTCAAGAAGGGCTGGATGGAAAAGAACAGATCAAAGTTAGAGGAATGGAGATTAATGCTTTACGCCCTCAATAGATCCCCCCCAGCCCTAATAGGCTTGTTCCTTGTAATACTCTTTATATTTGTTGGTATATTTGGTCCATATCTTGCCCCATGGAAGTATAACTTCTTCCCAACGCTCTATACCTCTAACTATAGCCAGGTTTACCTAGTTCCCCCAGGGAGCAAGGCCACATTAGAGTATTACAACAATACCGTGATATACTACCCTCTGGGGTCGGATCATTACGGTAGAGACCTGCTCAGCCTTATTCTGCAAGGTGCTAGAACTAGTTTCGTCATCTCAATAATAGTCATTGCCTTTGGAGTCCCACTGGGAATAATTTTAGGTTTGGTGGCTGGATACTATGGAGGAAAAGTAGATGAGCTGATAATGCGTATAACGGACATGTTCCTTTCATTCCCGGCATTGATACTTGCAATAGCATTTTCCGCTGTGCTACCTGATAGGCTTCAGGCGTTGATTACAAGTCATCCCCTTCTAGAGAAGATAGTACTTGCAATATTTGCCTTAGATAAGAGAGAGGCCGGTAACCTGGGAAGGTTGCTTGCGGTTATAGTTGCAATGATAATCGTATGGTGGCCAGGATATGCTAGAATTACAAGAGGTTCGACACTAACCGAGAGGGAAAAGCTCTACGTTGAAGCCGCTAGGGCTATAGGACTTCCCACGAGAACGATACTCTTCAGACACATTCTCCCCAACATTATCGGTCCAATTCTAGTTTACATAACACTTGACTTCGGTGGAGTAGTGCTAATGGAGGCGGGACTGAGCTTCCTTGGTCTAGGTGCAACACCACCAATAGCGGACTGGGGTAGGATAGTTTACGACGGTGCTCAGTACTTCCCGAGATGCTGGTGGCTGGTGTTCTATCCGGGACTAGTGGTTCTGCTGACGGCCCTGGGATGGAACCTGCTTGGTGATGGATTGAGAGATATTCTCGATCCAAAGACTAGAAGGAGTATAGAGTTCAAGGTCAAGAAGAGCAAGAAGGAGGGTGAGGAAAGTGCCTGA
- a CDS encoding ABC transporter permease, giving the protein MANLKKFLIRRMLTFIPTIIGVTLIVFLIAYKIPADPVKAWAGGEKATKEAIELIRKQYHLDKPWYDQYIFLMKGLLTNTIIDPRTSNPVMYDVGKRFPVTLQLAIIAFIFMLLIGIPLGIISALKRNSWIDTAVRIFALLGVSTPAFWLGYLMLYIFFVKYRITTIAGVPPIPKPITHVPMIDALLRGQFDLFKQHLARFWLPGFTLGFLGMGVTARFVRNSFLEALSSDFVQFLKAKGVPKMRIYKHALKNALVPIITVLGLQFGGLLGGTPITETVFGLPGMGSYAVQAIQNLDFPVVVAITFIYALIYVITNLIVDILYAIIDPRVRY; this is encoded by the coding sequence ATGGCGAACCTAAAAAAGTTCCTGATAAGAAGAATGCTAACTTTTATACCAACGATAATTGGAGTGACGTTAATAGTGTTCCTAATCGCATATAAAATCCCAGCAGATCCCGTAAAAGCGTGGGCTGGTGGAGAAAAAGCAACTAAGGAGGCTATAGAACTAATAAGGAAGCAATATCACTTAGACAAACCATGGTACGACCAGTACATCTTCCTCATGAAGGGTCTCCTAACAAATACGATAATAGATCCAAGGACATCAAACCCTGTCATGTATGACGTTGGTAAGAGATTCCCTGTAACGTTACAATTGGCTATAATAGCGTTTATATTTATGCTATTAATTGGTATTCCTCTGGGTATAATTTCAGCCCTAAAGAGGAACAGCTGGATAGACACAGCTGTTAGGATATTTGCACTACTCGGAGTTTCGACACCTGCATTCTGGCTAGGATACCTAATGCTATACATATTCTTTGTTAAATATAGGATAACGACAATTGCAGGAGTCCCGCCAATACCAAAGCCAATAACTCATGTGCCAATGATAGATGCTCTCCTGCGTGGGCAGTTTGATCTCTTTAAGCAACACTTAGCAAGATTTTGGCTTCCAGGATTTACCCTTGGATTTCTTGGCATGGGAGTCACAGCTAGATTTGTGAGGAACAGCTTCCTTGAAGCTTTGAGCTCTGACTTTGTCCAGTTCCTGAAAGCAAAAGGAGTACCAAAGATGAGGATATACAAGCATGCTCTCAAGAATGCTCTAGTTCCGATAATAACGGTTCTTGGTCTGCAGTTTGGAGGATTGCTCGGAGGTACTCCAATTACAGAGACGGTATTTGGGCTTCCTGGCATGGGTAGCTATGCCGTGCAGGCGATACAGAACCTTGACTTCCCTGTAGTGGTTGCAATAACCTTCATCTATGCCCTGATATACGTCATAACGAACCTGATTGTTGATATACTGTATGCGATCATAGATCCAAGAGTTAGATACTAA
- a CDS encoding ABC transporter substrate-binding protein, whose protein sequence is MNRALLTILLVGILVFGTFASGCIGGGTTTQSPTQTQSPTQTPTQTQPKKVTDAILELGKVTVVDTGTAIVVVGPKGAEPSVSIPSGKKVIRVTYVVDEKNTVPVKKLMEEGQGFGAINPAFFRDTNVDALVIAARRETNPEIRTEIFKALYILGNYYVPEVILGQNRQLRVYWSWVKGRYYHPTLPERYDLLWEDKNAPVVDTGIGDYKNDPETYVIATIGWPESFDPAWTYETFGWEIWHEIGDTLVTYWKNETEEVSPDLAVAWAHNKDGTEWYFVIRGGVKAYDPWHDKTYPIDAVDVAFTFWRVARLGHSVSWMVTTFMDVNHSIALTEDEFDKYLQEHPLIAEYHGKTKEVKSLKELLEFFGYNGPTAGVFKLVLPHPYAAVLNILADPFLSVVPMEYLLGDKYEQALKDSNYGKDPTAWAKYVQKGANDPTHQLMHKYPVGTGPFYVKDYQENSYIVLEYNPYYWNATKNPGHKRVIYIINNDAVARVQLLTTGTADVAAIPTDKIEDVKGVTKGNFKIIVQTQLLQPILTFIVFNTQREPFNNVKVRQALAYAIPYDQIAKVVYNGLLERNWGPIPKPWPGYTEYGIIKYTYNIAKAKQLLQEAGIDPTKYKIKLIYNSGNSQREKVMTLIQNVWSQLGFQVTVESYEWPVYLGKTEKGDFDVYIVGWVPDYLDSDNWVGPFLYGATKFKEVNIQVSS, encoded by the coding sequence ATGAATAGGGCCTTGTTGACTATTCTATTGGTTGGAATTCTCGTATTTGGAACGTTTGCTAGTGGATGTATAGGGGGAGGGACTACAACCCAGAGCCCAACACAGACTCAGAGCCCAACGCAAACACCAACACAGACTCAGCCAAAGAAAGTTACCGATGCCATCCTTGAGTTAGGAAAGGTTACAGTAGTTGATACTGGTACTGCGATAGTTGTTGTTGGGCCAAAGGGGGCTGAGCCTTCAGTTTCAATACCAAGTGGAAAGAAGGTTATTAGGGTCACTTATGTTGTTGACGAGAAGAATACCGTCCCAGTTAAGAAGTTAATGGAGGAAGGTCAGGGATTCGGTGCAATTAATCCAGCGTTCTTCAGGGACACTAACGTTGACGCGCTTGTTATTGCCGCAAGAAGGGAAACAAACCCAGAGATAAGAACTGAAATCTTTAAGGCTCTCTACATCCTGGGTAACTACTACGTACCTGAAGTCATCCTCGGACAGAACAGGCAGCTACGTGTCTACTGGAGCTGGGTCAAGGGAAGATACTACCACCCAACCCTCCCAGAGAGGTATGACCTCCTATGGGAAGACAAGAATGCTCCAGTTGTTGATACTGGAATTGGAGACTACAAGAACGATCCTGAGACATATGTTATAGCTACCATTGGATGGCCAGAGAGCTTCGATCCAGCATGGACCTATGAGACCTTTGGATGGGAAATTTGGCATGAGATAGGAGATACCCTAGTTACATACTGGAAGAACGAGACAGAAGAAGTAAGTCCAGACCTTGCAGTTGCTTGGGCCCACAACAAGGATGGTACTGAGTGGTACTTCGTCATCAGAGGAGGAGTTAAAGCTTATGACCCATGGCATGATAAGACTTATCCAATTGACGCAGTCGATGTTGCATTCACCTTCTGGCGTGTTGCAAGACTTGGTCACTCAGTCAGCTGGATGGTCACAACATTCATGGATGTTAACCACTCCATAGCTCTTACCGAAGATGAGTTTGATAAGTACCTACAGGAGCACCCACTCATTGCGGAATACCACGGCAAGACTAAGGAAGTTAAGTCACTTAAGGAGTTACTCGAGTTCTTCGGATACAACGGACCAACAGCTGGAGTGTTCAAGCTAGTATTGCCACACCCATATGCCGCAGTACTTAACATCCTAGCCGATCCGTTCCTTAGTGTTGTTCCAATGGAGTACTTACTTGGTGACAAGTATGAGCAGGCCCTCAAGGACAGCAACTACGGTAAGGATCCAACAGCGTGGGCGAAGTATGTACAGAAGGGTGCAAATGATCCAACTCACCAGCTCATGCACAAGTACCCAGTTGGTACGGGACCATTCTACGTGAAGGACTACCAGGAGAACAGCTACATAGTTCTCGAGTATAATCCATACTACTGGAACGCCACGAAGAACCCAGGACACAAGAGGGTTATTTACATAATCAACAATGACGCTGTCGCTAGAGTTCAGCTACTAACTACTGGAACTGCTGATGTTGCTGCAATACCAACTGACAAGATTGAGGACGTGAAGGGAGTTACTAAGGGCAACTTTAAGATAATAGTGCAGACCCAGCTACTACAGCCAATACTTACATTCATAGTCTTCAACACCCAGAGAGAGCCCTTCAACAACGTGAAGGTTAGGCAGGCCCTAGCATATGCAATACCATACGACCAGATCGCTAAGGTAGTATACAACGGTCTGCTTGAGAGGAACTGGGGACCAATACCCAAGCCATGGCCAGGTTACACTGAGTACGGTATAATCAAGTACACCTACAACATAGCCAAGGCCAAGCAGTTACTGCAAGAGGCTGGTATCGATCCGACCAAGTATAAGATCAAGCTAATCTACAACTCCGGTAACTCCCAGCGTGAAAAGGTTATGACTCTCATCCAGAACGTCTGGAGTCAGCTTGGTTTCCAGGTTACTGTTGAGAGCTATGAGTGGCCAGTCTACCTAGGAAAGACTGAGAAGGGTGACTTCGACGTCTACATCGTCGGTTGGGTCCCAGACTACCTTGACTCCGATAACTGGGTTGGACCATTCCTCTATGGCGCAACGAAGTTCAAGGAAGTCAACATTCAGGTTTCTAGCTGA
- the pyrH gene encoding UMP kinase, protein MRIVFDIGGSVLVPEKPDVSFIKKLAYELIKVSEDHEVAIVVGGGRVAREYIGVASEFGANETFKDYIGIQITRANAMLLIAALKERAYPQVVEDFWEAWRAIQLKKIPVMGGTHPGHTTDAVSALLAEFLKADLLVVVTNVDGVYTDDPKKNPNAKKISVMKAEDLLKLVSRGVEKAGASTVIDQLAAKVIVRGGIKTYVIGKEDATRMFEVVKGNHNGTTIEP, encoded by the coding sequence ATGAGGATAGTATTTGATATAGGGGGATCAGTTCTAGTCCCGGAGAAGCCAGATGTTTCTTTCATAAAAAAGCTCGCATATGAGCTTATAAAAGTCAGTGAAGATCATGAAGTGGCAATAGTAGTTGGAGGAGGGAGAGTTGCTAGAGAGTATATTGGCGTTGCCTCAGAGTTCGGAGCCAATGAGACATTTAAAGACTATATAGGGATCCAGATAACGAGGGCTAATGCAATGCTTTTGATAGCAGCGTTAAAAGAAAGAGCTTATCCCCAGGTCGTTGAAGATTTCTGGGAGGCCTGGCGTGCAATACAGCTTAAGAAAATACCAGTAATGGGTGGGACACATCCAGGTCATACGACGGATGCAGTATCTGCATTGTTAGCGGAATTTCTGAAAGCAGATCTTTTAGTTGTCGTGACGAACGTTGATGGAGTGTATACAGATGATCCAAAGAAAAATCCAAATGCAAAAAAGATTTCTGTAATGAAAGCCGAGGATTTACTTAAGCTTGTCAGCAGGGGAGTTGAAAAGGCAGGTGCGAGTACTGTCATAGATCAATTGGCTGCAAAAGTCATAGTTAGGGGCGGAATTAAGACTTACGTGATTGGTAAGGAAGATGCTACGAGAATGTTTGAAGTTGTAAAGGGAAACCATAATGGAACAACGATAGAACCTTAA
- a CDS encoding pyridoxal-phosphate dependent enzyme, with protein sequence MKCPRCGREYVEVIPPFCICGQELEITYDYSSVDVRKWRRRIPGVWRYKELLPPVKRIISLREGGTPLIKARISEKLGIDVYIKDETRNPTGSFRDRLATVAVSYGLPYTTNGFIIASDGNAAASVAAYSARAEKEAFVVVPKKVDKGKLIQMIAFGARIIRYGESVDDAIEYARELARLNGLYNVTPEDNIVGLEGQKTIAYELWEEMTPTHVIVPTGSGSYLYSIYKGFKELSKIGVLREMPRLIAVQVEKCNPIAAEILGVEKSCKEIKALGLYVRNPIMKSRAIEAIKESNGTAVIVSEEDIDLGEKLLANEGIFAELSSAVVMPALLKLVEEGFIEKGDKPVLVVTGSGLKTGGGGREKFSIGGTKLDILKVLKDTEMYAYEIWKALGKPLKYQAVHQHIKELLELGLIEEAYRRGKRIYYRLTEKGARLVENFES encoded by the coding sequence ATGAAGTGCCCAAGATGTGGAAGGGAATATGTAGAGGTAATCCCTCCTTTTTGCATTTGTGGGCAGGAACTAGAAATAACCTATGACTACTCTTCGGTTGACGTGAGAAAGTGGCGAAGGAGAATCCCTGGAGTTTGGAGATACAAGGAGCTTTTACCTCCTGTAAAAAGGATTATCTCCCTTAGGGAGGGAGGAACTCCTCTTATAAAGGCTAGGATAAGTGAAAAGTTGGGTATTGATGTGTACATAAAAGATGAAACGAGAAATCCAACTGGCTCTTTCAGAGACAGGCTTGCAACGGTTGCAGTATCTTATGGTCTTCCCTACACTACCAATGGATTTATTATAGCTAGTGATGGAAATGCTGCAGCTTCTGTTGCTGCATATTCTGCAAGGGCTGAAAAGGAAGCCTTCGTTGTAGTTCCCAAAAAGGTGGATAAGGGGAAGCTCATACAGATGATTGCGTTTGGAGCGAGGATAATTAGGTATGGGGAGAGTGTTGATGATGCAATTGAATACGCAAGGGAGCTTGCCAGGCTTAATGGCCTCTACAACGTAACTCCTGAAGATAACATCGTAGGTCTCGAAGGACAGAAGACGATAGCGTATGAATTGTGGGAAGAGATGACTCCTACCCACGTTATTGTTCCTACGGGTAGTGGAAGTTACTTATACTCAATTTATAAGGGGTTCAAGGAGTTATCTAAAATCGGTGTCCTTAGGGAGATGCCTCGTCTTATTGCCGTTCAAGTTGAAAAGTGCAATCCAATAGCTGCTGAAATCCTAGGAGTTGAAAAGAGTTGCAAGGAGATTAAAGCCCTGGGTCTCTACGTTAGAAATCCAATAATGAAATCTCGGGCAATAGAGGCAATAAAGGAGAGCAATGGGACAGCAGTTATCGTCAGTGAGGAAGATATAGACTTAGGAGAGAAGTTGCTGGCTAATGAAGGCATCTTTGCTGAACTTTCGTCGGCGGTTGTCATGCCCGCCCTTTTAAAGTTAGTTGAGGAGGGTTTCATTGAGAAAGGGGATAAGCCCGTTCTTGTTGTCACTGGATCAGGATTAAAAACTGGAGGAGGCGGGAGGGAGAAGTTCTCAATTGGTGGAACAAAGCTAGACATCCTTAAGGTTCTTAAGGACACTGAAATGTATGCGTACGAAATATGGAAAGCTCTTGGAAAACCCCTTAAGTATCAAGCTGTTCATCAGCATATTAAGGAGCTCCTGGAGTTAGGTCTCATCGAAGAAGCCTATAGGAGGGGGAAGAGGATATATTATAGGCTTACGGAGAAAGGAGCTAGACTCGTTGAAAACTTTGAGAGCTAA
- a CDS encoding beta-CASP ribonuclease aCPSF1 — protein MIKRETQVDQILKDIRAIVNQMVPREAKITEIEFEGPELVIYVKNPEAIMKNGELIKDLAKVLKKRISIRPDPDVLLPPEEAEKMIYEIVPKEAEITNISFDPSVGEVLIEAKKPGLVIGKNGETLRMITQKVRWAPRVVRTPPLQSQTIYSIRQILQTESKDRRKFLRQVGRNIYRKPEYKSRWIRITGLGGFREVGRSALLVQTDESFVLVDFGVNVATMNDPYKAFPHFDAPEFQYVLKEGLLDAIIITHAHLDHSGMLPYLFRYNLFDGPIYTTPPTRDLMVLLQKDFIEIQQSNGQEPLYRTRDIKEVIKHTITLDYGEVRDISPDIRLTLHNAGHILGSAIVHLHIGNGLHNIAVTGDFKFIPTRLLEPANAKFPRLETLIMESTYGGSNDIQMPREEAEKRLIEVIHQTIKRGGKVLIPAMAVGRAQEVMMVLEEYARIGGIDVPIYLDGMIWEATAIHTAYPEYLSRRLREQIFKEGYNPFLSEIFHPVANSRERQDIIDSKEPAIIIASSGMLVGGPSVECFKQLAPDPKNAIIFVSYQAEGTLGRQVQNGAREIPMIGEEGRTEVIKVNMEVHTIDGFSGHADRRELMNYVAKVRPRPERVITVHGEPQKCLDLATSIHKKFGLSTRAPNNLDTIRLR, from the coding sequence TTGATCAAGAGGGAAACCCAAGTTGATCAGATACTCAAGGATATTAGGGCAATAGTGAATCAAATGGTTCCCAGGGAAGCCAAGATTACCGAGATAGAATTTGAAGGTCCTGAACTAGTTATTTACGTTAAAAACCCTGAAGCAATAATGAAAAATGGCGAGCTTATTAAGGATTTAGCTAAGGTTCTTAAGAAAAGAATAAGCATAAGGCCCGATCCTGACGTGTTGCTTCCTCCTGAAGAAGCTGAGAAAATGATATATGAGATTGTCCCTAAGGAGGCTGAGATAACTAACATCTCTTTCGATCCCTCCGTTGGGGAGGTTCTTATTGAGGCGAAGAAGCCCGGTCTGGTTATAGGAAAAAACGGCGAGACCCTTAGAATGATAACCCAAAAGGTTAGGTGGGCTCCTAGGGTTGTTAGAACGCCTCCCCTCCAAAGTCAGACTATATATTCCATAAGGCAGATCCTTCAGACCGAGAGCAAAGACAGGAGGAAGTTCCTAAGACAGGTTGGGAGGAACATTTACAGGAAGCCCGAGTATAAGAGCAGATGGATTAGAATTACCGGCCTTGGTGGGTTTAGGGAAGTTGGTAGGAGTGCTCTCTTGGTTCAAACTGATGAGAGTTTTGTTCTCGTAGACTTTGGTGTTAACGTTGCTACTATGAATGACCCCTACAAGGCATTCCCCCACTTCGACGCTCCAGAGTTCCAATACGTCCTTAAAGAGGGTCTCCTAGATGCGATAATAATAACTCACGCTCACCTTGATCACAGCGGAATGCTCCCTTATTTGTTTAGGTATAATCTGTTCGATGGGCCGATATACACAACTCCTCCAACTAGAGACTTGATGGTTCTCCTTCAGAAAGACTTCATTGAGATACAGCAGAGTAACGGCCAAGAACCTCTTTACAGAACTAGGGATATCAAAGAAGTCATTAAGCATACTATAACATTAGATTATGGAGAGGTTAGAGATATCTCCCCAGATATCAGGTTGACGCTTCACAACGCTGGTCATATTCTTGGTTCTGCAATAGTTCATCTTCACATAGGAAACGGCCTTCATAATATAGCAGTTACAGGAGACTTTAAGTTCATACCCACTAGGCTCCTGGAGCCGGCAAATGCAAAATTCCCTAGGCTTGAAACCCTAATTATGGAGTCAACGTATGGTGGAAGCAATGACATTCAGATGCCAAGAGAAGAGGCTGAGAAAAGGCTTATAGAGGTTATCCATCAAACAATAAAGAGAGGAGGAAAAGTATTAATTCCAGCAATGGCCGTGGGAAGGGCCCAGGAAGTTATGATGGTTCTCGAGGAGTACGCAAGGATAGGTGGAATTGATGTTCCAATTTACTTAGATGGCATGATCTGGGAGGCTACTGCCATTCACACTGCTTATCCAGAGTACCTAAGCAGGAGGCTCAGAGAGCAGATATTCAAGGAGGGCTACAATCCGTTCCTAAGCGAGATCTTCCATCCGGTAGCTAATTCCAGGGAGAGGCAAGACATAATAGACAGCAAGGAGCCCGCTATAATAATAGCCTCTTCGGGTATGCTGGTTGGAGGGCCAAGCGTTGAGTGCTTCAAGCAACTGGCCCCAGATCCTAAGAATGCCATAATCTTTGTGAGCTACCAGGCTGAGGGAACGTTGGGTAGACAGGTTCAAAATGGAGCAAGGGAAATACCCATGATAGGTGAGGAAGGCAGAACTGAGGTCATAAAGGTGAACATGGAGGTTCACACGATAGATGGCTTTTCAGGTCATGCCGATAGGAGAGAGTTAATGAACTATGTTGCAAAGGTCAGACCAAGGCCAGAGAGAGTCATAACTGTACACGGAGAGCCACAGAAGTGTCTAGATCTTGCGACAAGCATACACAAGAAGTTCGGCCTCTCTACGAGGGCTCCAAACAATCTTGACACTATAAGGCTGAGGTGA
- the psmB gene encoding archaeal proteasome endopeptidase complex subunit beta yields MLHLTEKLKGTTTVGIVCKDGVVLAADMRASFGNMVYARNVTKIHKIDEHLAIAGAGNVGDILNLVRLLRAEARLYRANVGKPMSVKALATLLANILNGTKYFPYFVWFLVGGYDDKPRVFSVDMAGGVTEDRYVAAGSGMEFAYSVLDSEYRDDMGVKEGVKLAVKAINSAIKRDVFSGDGILVVTITKEGYKELSNSELKAFLRQ; encoded by the coding sequence GTGTTGCACTTGACTGAGAAGCTTAAAGGTACAACAACCGTGGGCATTGTTTGTAAGGATGGTGTGGTGCTAGCAGCGGACATGAGGGCGAGCTTTGGTAACATGGTGTACGCTAGGAACGTTACGAAGATACACAAGATAGATGAGCACTTAGCGATAGCAGGAGCGGGAAACGTTGGTGACATACTAAACCTAGTAAGGTTGCTGAGGGCTGAGGCTAGATTGTATAGGGCAAATGTTGGTAAACCAATGAGCGTCAAGGCCCTAGCGACATTGCTTGCAAACATACTAAACGGAACCAAATACTTCCCATACTTTGTGTGGTTTTTAGTTGGGGGATATGATGACAAGCCCAGGGTTTTCTCGGTTGACATGGCTGGTGGTGTCACGGAGGATAGGTATGTTGCTGCTGGTAGTGGTATGGAGTTTGCTTATTCAGTTTTAGATTCCGAGTATAGAGATGATATGGGAGTAAAAGAGGGTGTTAAGTTGGCTGTTAAGGCAATAAACTCAGCTATAAAGAGAGATGTTTTCTCTGGGGACGGAATACTCGTGGTCACGATAACCAAAGAAGGCTACAAGGAGCTCTCAAATTCAGAGCTCAAGGCTTTTCTAAGGCAGTGA
- the trmY gene encoding tRNA (pseudouridine(54)-N(1))-methyltransferase TrmY — protein MRVFIIKANEAHTDFDFSLKDLPGTSGRIDLICRSLNAAFHLSHSFRKNVRVYVTFLGPPDPPKTIRFEGSRIKPKILNPDELSTAKLIGKALKASGGIRGPSQEVEVFPGVFVSRMTFEDVIRKNTRFNLYVLEEGGEDLFSTKFPRDNVAFVLGDHIGLSREDLSFLEGFAQRISIGPKAYLTSHVISFVNIYLDRLGIP, from the coding sequence ATGAGGGTGTTCATAATTAAGGCAAACGAAGCTCATACAGACTTTGACTTCAGCTTGAAGGATCTTCCTGGGACAAGCGGGAGGATAGATCTCATATGCAGGTCTTTGAATGCCGCCTTTCACTTATCCCACTCTTTTAGGAAAAATGTTCGAGTGTACGTTACTTTCCTTGGCCCTCCTGATCCACCAAAGACTATAAGATTTGAGGGCTCTAGGATAAAACCTAAGATTCTGAATCCTGACGAGCTTTCAACGGCAAAATTGATAGGGAAAGCTCTTAAAGCCAGTGGAGGGATTAGAGGCCCTTCCCAGGAAGTAGAGGTTTTCCCCGGGGTATTCGTCAGTAGAATGACGTTTGAGGATGTTATAAGGAAGAATACTAGGTTTAATTTGTATGTTCTAGAAGAGGGGGGAGAGGACTTGTTCAGCACGAAGTTCCCCAGAGACAACGTTGCGTTCGTCTTAGGAGATCATATAGGACTGAGTAGAGAGGATTTATCTTTTTTAGAAGGGTTTGCCCAGAGAATTAGCATAGGGCCGAAGGCATACCTAACTTCCCACGTTATATCCTTTGTGAATATTTACCTCGATAGACTTGGGATCCCATAG